The following are encoded in a window of Qipengyuania soli genomic DNA:
- a CDS encoding flavin reductase family protein, translating into MFDATSFRDALGSFVTGVTIVTARDAEGKPFGLTANSFNSVSLDPPMVLWSLSLKSGTLPVFRDAESWAVHVLAADQQAMSDRFARAGADKFEGLDVADGAEGAPLIEGYAARFGCRARFEYEGGDHAIFLGEVVDFDRRDAEPLIYHGGRYGRVMRAPTGEDLEREGLAERIDGRLSLTASGAELLAALEQVAKR; encoded by the coding sequence GTGTTCGATGCCACCTCCTTTCGCGATGCCCTAGGCAGTTTCGTCACCGGCGTGACGATCGTGACCGCGCGCGATGCGGAAGGAAAACCGTTCGGACTTACGGCCAACAGCTTCAATTCGGTCAGCCTCGATCCGCCGATGGTTCTGTGGAGCTTGTCGCTCAAGTCCGGGACCCTGCCGGTCTTCCGAGATGCCGAGAGCTGGGCAGTCCATGTGCTGGCTGCAGACCAGCAGGCGATGTCCGACCGTTTCGCGCGGGCGGGCGCCGACAAGTTCGAAGGTCTCGACGTTGCCGATGGTGCAGAGGGGGCTCCGCTGATTGAGGGCTATGCCGCGCGCTTTGGCTGCCGCGCGCGCTTCGAATACGAGGGCGGGGACCACGCCATATTTCTTGGCGAGGTGGTCGATTTCGACCGCCGGGACGCCGAACCGCTGATCTACCATGGCGGACGCTATGGCCGCGTTATGCGAGCGCCAACCGGCGAAGATCTGGAACGCGAAGGCCTTGCCGAACGGATCGATGGCAGGCTTTCCCTTACGGCGAGCGGCGCCGAGCTGCTCGCCGCGCTCGAACAGGTCGCGAAGCGCTAG
- a CDS encoding SDR family NAD(P)-dependent oxidoreductase translates to MSDPLDYSGKTVLVVGGTSGIGNGIAHGFRQHGAKVHVTGTRASANDYSVDEGSDLVDLVFHSVDVSQPGAFEKLALPETLDVVVLCQGTVRYRREEFERAGWDAVMEVNLNSLMDCSRAVRPKLAENGGSLIIVSSVGAYHAMIGNPAYAASKAGAVSLVGSLAQAWAGEGIRVNGIAPGLVPTKLTKVTTENEQRAAGAVARIPAGRMGTPADMAGAALFLASPLADYVVGQTIRVDGGMTLS, encoded by the coding sequence TTGTCCGATCCGCTCGACTATTCCGGCAAGACCGTCCTCGTTGTCGGGGGCACGAGCGGCATCGGCAATGGGATTGCCCACGGCTTTCGCCAACACGGCGCCAAGGTTCACGTCACCGGAACGCGCGCTTCAGCGAACGACTACAGTGTAGATGAAGGTAGCGATCTTGTAGACCTTGTCTTCCATAGTGTGGACGTTTCGCAGCCTGGCGCATTCGAAAAGCTCGCCCTGCCCGAAACCCTGGATGTGGTCGTGCTGTGCCAGGGCACCGTCCGCTACCGCCGCGAGGAATTCGAACGGGCCGGTTGGGACGCGGTGATGGAGGTCAACCTCAACTCGCTGATGGATTGTTCGCGTGCCGTGCGCCCCAAGCTGGCCGAGAATGGCGGTTCGCTGATCATCGTGAGTTCGGTCGGGGCCTATCATGCGATGATCGGCAACCCCGCCTATGCCGCGAGCAAGGCGGGGGCAGTCAGTCTGGTGGGCAGCCTTGCGCAGGCGTGGGCGGGCGAGGGCATCCGCGTCAACGGGATCGCCCCGGGCCTCGTCCCGACCAAGCTCACCAAAGTCACGACCGAGAACGAGCAGCGTGCCGCCGGTGCCGTGGCGCGCATCCCGGCGGGGCGCATGGGCACGCCGGCGGACATGGCGGGCGCGGCGCTGTTCCTCGCTTCGCCGCTGGCGGATTACGTCGTCGGCCAGACCATCCGCGTCGATGGCGGCATGACGTTGTCTTGA
- a CDS encoding tryptophan halogenase family protein: MTIERIVILGGGTAGWMAAAALSRIRDGRNVDIKLVESEEIGTVGVGEATIPPFVEFQRALEIDEREMMAATQATFKLGIQFSNWGQVGESYLHPFGNYGYELGGINFHQVWHTMRQRGDRRPLQAFNLETMAAYFGKFSRTEDYNRDDLPPMNYAYHIDATAYARFLRKYAEMRGVVRKEGKVQDVALDPESGDVTGLTLHSGETVEGDLFIDCTGFRGVLIEQALETGYEDWTHYLPCDRAVALPCNRDDGSPPPPFTKATAHSAGWQWQVPLQHRNGNGHVYCSQYMEADEAHDILVRNLAGKPTADPNFLRFVTGRRKKFWNRNVVALGLASGFMEPLESTSIHLINTGVNKLIAILSLEGITEAQRSTYNRLATKEYERIRDFLILHYKATRRDDSEFWNYCRTMAVPDTLTEKIEVFKSNGQIFREEDELFTTTSWAAVMMGQGISMGGNSPMAEGVANGVAKEMDEMEKSIRWLVDRMPGHGQYVSRYCPAPAAA; this comes from the coding sequence ATGACTATTGAACGTATTGTCATACTCGGCGGAGGGACTGCCGGATGGATGGCGGCCGCAGCTTTGTCGCGGATCCGGGACGGGCGCAATGTCGATATCAAGCTCGTCGAATCGGAAGAAATCGGGACGGTCGGCGTCGGCGAGGCGACTATTCCGCCTTTCGTCGAATTCCAGCGCGCGCTCGAGATCGACGAACGGGAGATGATGGCGGCCACCCAGGCGACCTTCAAACTGGGAATCCAGTTTTCAAATTGGGGCCAGGTCGGCGAGAGCTATCTCCACCCTTTCGGCAATTACGGATACGAACTGGGCGGCATCAACTTCCACCAGGTCTGGCACACGATGCGCCAGCGCGGCGATAGGCGACCGCTGCAGGCCTTCAATCTCGAAACCATGGCGGCCTATTTCGGCAAGTTCTCGCGGACCGAGGACTACAATCGCGACGACCTGCCACCAATGAATTACGCCTACCACATCGACGCCACCGCCTATGCGCGCTTCCTGCGCAAATATGCCGAGATGCGCGGTGTGGTGCGTAAGGAAGGCAAGGTGCAGGATGTCGCGCTCGATCCCGAGAGCGGCGACGTCACCGGCCTCACGCTCCACAGCGGAGAAACGGTCGAGGGCGATCTCTTCATCGACTGCACCGGCTTTCGCGGCGTCCTTATCGAACAGGCCCTCGAGACGGGTTACGAGGACTGGACGCATTACCTGCCGTGCGACCGCGCAGTGGCGCTGCCCTGCAATCGCGACGATGGATCACCGCCGCCGCCCTTCACCAAGGCAACTGCGCACTCGGCCGGCTGGCAGTGGCAGGTTCCGCTGCAGCATCGTAACGGCAACGGCCACGTCTATTGCAGCCAGTACATGGAGGCCGACGAGGCGCACGACATACTGGTCCGGAACCTGGCCGGAAAGCCGACGGCCGACCCCAATTTCCTCCGCTTCGTGACGGGACGGCGGAAGAAGTTCTGGAACCGGAACGTGGTTGCGCTCGGCCTTGCCTCGGGTTTCATGGAGCCGCTGGAATCGACTTCCATCCACCTCATCAACACCGGGGTGAACAAGCTGATCGCGATCCTTTCGCTTGAAGGCATAACGGAGGCGCAGAGGAGCACCTACAACCGCCTCGCCACCAAGGAATACGAGAGGATCCGCGACTTCCTGATCCTCCACTACAAGGCGACGAGGCGCGACGACTCCGAGTTCTGGAACTACTGCCGCACCATGGCTGTACCCGATACGCTCACCGAGAAGATCGAGGTCTTCAAGTCGAACGGGCAGATCTTCCGCGAAGAGGACGAGCTGTTCACCACCACCAGCTGGGCGGCGGTGATGATGGGGCAGGGCATTTCCATGGGCGGCAACAGTCCGATGGCGGAAGGTGTCGCCAACGGCGTTGCCAAGGAAATGGACGAGATGGAAAAGTCCATCCGCTGGCTGGTCGATCGGATGCCGGGCCACGGGCAATACGTTTCGCGCTATTGCCCCGCGCCAGCCGCTGCTTGA
- a CDS encoding TonB-dependent receptor domain-containing protein, with the protein MSTGKRLSALLLFTTALCAPGIAFAQDAAPDTGAEGVPPEEDAATDAALADQAEGVEDTAQDEEAYEQPEVSVPGGAIVVTGRRRQDITRASTQVVSVLDTAAIARTGEGDIAGALTRVTGLSTVGNGLVYVRGLGDRYSLALLNGLPLPSPEPLSRVVPLDIFPTSIVASSLVQKTYSANFPGEFGGGVINLTTRAVPDEAFVKISAGISGDGETTFGPGYTYFGSDYDWFGFDDGSRDVRPALQSFLDSGLNIEDPDVDKQAILKELGDPNLVLLQKISDLPVNISGGITAGTAFDVFGDGRLGVIATASISNKWRNRYITQQTAASTDLSLDTDARDFVTDNRVLVNAMLGFGLEVGEHRFRLTNLYIRDSLKQASLEQSEDFQNGDTDLTQNTAWYERQLIDTQFTGEMKFGDISVDLRGGYAQTQREAPYEWTFRYSRSNNAADPYGDLFLNTLDPQRGGAIVAFSDLTEDLYYGGLDLSYQATDWLGVTVGGAYTDTSRLSERREFDIRATGAYPDVFGAFRPDALLGGALIDLGFDPSAQQAAGLGPFSYTIFDTTGSDPAFEAGLEIKAGYVKAQVAPIEGLSLDVGVRYEDATQEVVPLGLDGNPSGSSNNTLLANDYWLPAATLTWEIADSLQARFNASKTIARPQFRELIFQTYYDPETNRRFNGNPLLVDSRLTNYEARLEYYWGSGSRVSLAGFYKDISKPIEVFSSFSDNEQVSGFANAPAAQLYGTEFEMQWNKDLFDLGDWWESKRFVAVLNYTYTQSKLKVTANDTAFVFPSAPQPATNYFRDGVPLTGQSDHLVNVQLGIEDLDKVSQATFLVSYASKRVTSRGTSGLPDILEDPGLRLDFVYRQGVELFGTDVELKFEARNLTGRDHFEYQDNGDNRIEINSYDVGRSVSASVSIEF; encoded by the coding sequence ATGTCGACCGGCAAGCGGCTCTCCGCGCTGCTCCTGTTCACCACCGCGCTTTGCGCTCCCGGCATCGCCTTTGCACAGGACGCCGCACCCGACACCGGCGCCGAGGGCGTTCCGCCCGAGGAAGACGCCGCGACCGACGCCGCGCTTGCGGACCAGGCCGAAGGTGTCGAGGACACCGCGCAGGACGAGGAAGCCTACGAGCAGCCTGAAGTCTCGGTCCCGGGCGGCGCCATCGTCGTCACCGGCCGCCGCCGGCAGGACATCACCCGCGCCTCGACGCAGGTCGTCTCGGTACTCGACACCGCCGCCATCGCGCGGACCGGTGAAGGCGACATCGCCGGCGCGCTGACCCGCGTCACCGGCCTGTCCACCGTCGGCAACGGCCTCGTCTACGTCCGCGGTCTCGGCGATCGCTACTCGCTGGCGCTGCTCAACGGCCTGCCGCTACCCTCGCCCGAGCCGCTCAGCCGCGTGGTCCCGCTCGACATCTTCCCGACCAGCATCGTGGCCTCGAGCCTCGTGCAGAAGACCTATTCGGCGAACTTCCCGGGCGAGTTCGGCGGCGGCGTGATCAACCTCACGACCCGCGCGGTGCCCGACGAAGCCTTCGTCAAGATCAGCGCCGGCATCAGCGGCGACGGCGAGACGACCTTCGGCCCCGGCTACACCTATTTCGGTTCGGACTACGACTGGTTCGGTTTCGACGACGGCAGCCGTGACGTGCGCCCTGCCCTCCAGAGCTTCCTCGACAGCGGCCTCAACATCGAGGACCCCGATGTCGACAAGCAGGCGATCCTCAAGGAACTGGGCGATCCCAACCTCGTCCTGTTGCAGAAGATCAGCGACCTGCCGGTCAACATCTCCGGCGGCATTACCGCCGGCACCGCGTTCGACGTGTTCGGCGACGGCCGCCTTGGGGTCATCGCCACCGCCTCGATCAGCAACAAGTGGCGCAACCGCTACATCACGCAGCAGACCGCCGCGAGCACCGACCTGTCGCTCGACACCGATGCGCGCGATTTCGTCACCGACAACCGCGTGCTGGTCAACGCCATGCTCGGCTTCGGTCTCGAGGTCGGCGAGCACCGCTTCCGCCTGACCAACCTCTACATCCGCGACTCGCTCAAGCAGGCCTCGCTCGAACAGAGCGAGGACTTCCAGAACGGCGATACCGACCTGACGCAGAACACCGCATGGTACGAGCGCCAGCTGATCGACACGCAGTTCACCGGCGAAATGAAGTTCGGAGACATCTCGGTCGACCTGCGCGGCGGCTATGCCCAGACGCAGCGCGAGGCGCCTTACGAGTGGACCTTCCGCTACTCGCGCTCGAACAATGCCGCCGATCCCTATGGCGACCTGTTCCTCAATACGCTCGATCCGCAGCGCGGCGGCGCGATCGTCGCCTTCTCGGACCTGACCGAAGACCTCTATTACGGCGGTCTTGACCTCAGCTACCAGGCGACCGACTGGCTCGGCGTCACGGTCGGCGGTGCCTATACCGACACCAGCCGCCTTTCCGAACGTCGCGAGTTCGATATTCGCGCAACCGGTGCATATCCCGACGTCTTCGGTGCTTTCCGTCCCGATGCACTCCTCGGCGGTGCACTGATCGACCTTGGCTTCGATCCTTCAGCACAGCAGGCCGCCGGCCTCGGACCGTTCAGCTACACGATCTTCGACACCACGGGTTCCGACCCCGCGTTCGAGGCGGGGCTGGAGATCAAGGCCGGTTACGTGAAGGCGCAGGTCGCGCCGATCGAAGGGCTCTCGCTCGACGTCGGTGTGCGTTACGAGGACGCGACGCAGGAAGTCGTCCCGCTCGGCCTCGACGGCAACCCCAGCGGTTCGTCGAACAACACGCTGCTGGCCAACGACTACTGGCTGCCCGCGGCGACCCTCACCTGGGAAATCGCCGACAGCCTGCAGGCGCGTTTCAACGCATCGAAGACCATCGCCCGTCCGCAGTTCCGCGAGCTGATCTTCCAGACCTACTACGATCCGGAAACCAACCGCCGCTTCAACGGCAACCCGCTGCTGGTAGACAGCCGCCTGACCAACTACGAGGCACGCCTCGAATACTACTGGGGTTCGGGCAGCCGCGTCAGCCTTGCCGGGTTCTACAAGGACATCAGCAAGCCGATCGAGGTCTTCTCGAGCTTCTCGGACAACGAGCAGGTCTCGGGCTTTGCCAACGCCCCTGCTGCACAGCTCTACGGCACCGAGTTCGAGATGCAGTGGAACAAGGACCTGTTCGACCTTGGCGACTGGTGGGAGAGCAAGCGCTTCGTTGCCGTGCTCAACTACACCTACACCCAGTCGAAGCTGAAGGTGACGGCGAACGACACTGCTTTCGTCTTCCCCTCGGCCCCGCAGCCGGCGACGAACTACTTCCGCGACGGCGTGCCGCTCACGGGACAGTCGGACCACCTGGTCAACGTCCAGCTGGGCATCGAGGATCTCGACAAGGTCAGCCAGGCAACCTTCCTCGTCAGCTATGCGAGCAAGCGCGTGACCAGTCGCGGCACCTCGGGCCTGCCCGACATCCTCGAGGATCCGGGCCTGCGCCTCGACTTCGTCTACCGCCAGGGCGTCGAACTTTTCGGGACCGATGTGGAACTGAAGTTCGAAGCCCGCAACCTCACCGGTCGCGACCACTTCGAATACCAGGACAACGGCGACAACCGGATCGAGATCAACAGCTACGACGTCGGCCGTAGCGTCAGCGCATCGGTTTCGATCGAGTTCTGA
- a CDS encoding response regulator transcription factor produces MQAINIFLTDRLGEEITDFMHGETRYAFARLYPDGPHRLVEGPVCAFVDWVMEDLSGLEMCRRLRADKRTAEAHITIVLDEDDAEDKRRALKAGADDYILGPIDRTAVLDRVMALQWGGAQTSVSEILELGELTIDAAALQARWAGRALDLRPNEFRLLRFFAQNPDRVLTRADLIAALGKQEPPIDERTVDVWIGRLRRALRAMGAGDRVRTVRSLGYVYDSH; encoded by the coding sequence GTGCAAGCCATAAACATTTTCCTGACTGACCGCCTCGGTGAAGAAATCACCGACTTCATGCATGGCGAGACGCGCTATGCCTTTGCGCGGCTCTACCCCGACGGCCCGCACCGGCTGGTCGAAGGGCCCGTCTGCGCCTTCGTCGACTGGGTGATGGAGGACCTCTCCGGCCTCGAGATGTGTCGCCGCCTGCGTGCCGACAAGCGCACTGCCGAGGCGCATATCACCATCGTGCTCGACGAGGACGATGCCGAGGACAAGCGGCGGGCATTGAAGGCCGGGGCGGACGACTACATCCTCGGCCCCATCGACCGCACCGCCGTGCTCGACCGCGTGATGGCGCTGCAATGGGGCGGGGCGCAGACAAGCGTTTCGGAAATCCTCGAACTGGGCGAACTCACCATCGACGCCGCCGCGCTCCAGGCGCGCTGGGCGGGGCGGGCGCTTGATTTGAGGCCCAACGAATTCCGCCTGCTGCGCTTCTTTGCCCAGAACCCCGACCGCGTCCTGACCCGCGCCGACCTCATCGCCGCCCTCGGCAAGCAGGAACCGCCGATCGACGAGCGCACGGTCGACGTGTGGATCGGCCGCCTGCGCAGGGCGCTAAGGGCGATGGGCGCGGGCGACCGCGTGCGCACGGTGCGGTCGCTGGGATACGTCTACGACTCGCATTGA
- a CDS encoding acyl-CoA dehydrogenase family protein: MLDTSQRFAYNEDHEAFRDTVRKVFAEHMTPYLDQHEADGIVPRSAWKALGEAGMLCPTVKEENGGLGLDFGFNCVLCEELSYLGSSAGFTLQNDITANYIERLGTDEQRAKYLPGMVSGDVISAIAMTEPGAGSDLQGIRTTAVKDGNHLVVNGSKTYITNGQNADVIIVVAKTDPTQGAKGTTLVLVDADTPGFERGRNLDKIGQHSADTSELFFNECRVPMTNILGGEGRGFIHLMEELPQERLGIAVGAQAAAQRAFDEAVKFTKDRKAFGKTVFEFQNTKFVLADLKAKLQVGWAHLDWAIKKHLAGELTTDEASAAKLWHTDLQWEACDKALQLHGGAGYMNEYAIARLWRDARVTRIFGGTNEIMKEVISRSI; encoded by the coding sequence ATGCTCGATACCAGCCAGCGCTTCGCCTACAACGAGGATCACGAGGCCTTCCGCGACACCGTGCGCAAGGTCTTCGCCGAACACATGACGCCCTATCTCGACCAGCACGAGGCCGATGGTATCGTGCCGCGCTCGGCGTGGAAGGCATTGGGCGAGGCGGGGATGCTGTGCCCCACCGTCAAGGAAGAGAACGGCGGCCTTGGCCTCGATTTCGGCTTCAACTGCGTCCTGTGCGAGGAGCTCTCCTACCTCGGCAGTTCGGCCGGCTTCACGCTGCAGAACGACATCACCGCCAACTACATCGAGCGTCTCGGCACCGACGAGCAGCGCGCAAAGTATCTTCCGGGCATGGTCTCGGGAGACGTCATCTCGGCCATCGCTATGACCGAGCCGGGCGCGGGCAGCGACTTGCAGGGCATCCGCACCACGGCGGTCAAGGACGGCAACCACTTGGTGGTGAACGGCTCGAAGACCTACATAACAAATGGCCAGAACGCCGACGTCATCATCGTCGTTGCCAAGACCGACCCGACACAGGGCGCCAAGGGCACGACGCTGGTGCTGGTCGATGCCGACACGCCCGGCTTCGAGCGCGGACGCAACCTCGACAAGATCGGACAGCATTCGGCCGATACCTCGGAGCTGTTCTTCAACGAGTGCCGCGTCCCTATGACCAACATCCTCGGCGGTGAAGGACGGGGCTTCATCCACCTGATGGAGGAACTGCCTCAGGAACGCCTCGGCATCGCCGTGGGCGCGCAGGCCGCCGCGCAGCGCGCCTTCGACGAGGCGGTGAAGTTCACCAAGGACCGCAAGGCGTTCGGCAAGACGGTGTTCGAATTCCAGAACACCAAGTTCGTCCTCGCCGATCTCAAGGCGAAGCTCCAGGTCGGTTGGGCGCACCTCGACTGGGCGATCAAGAAGCACCTCGCAGGCGAGCTCACCACCGACGAGGCGAGCGCGGCGAAGCTGTGGCACACCGACCTCCAGTGGGAGGCGTGCGACAAGGCGCTGCAGCTGCATGGCGGGGCGGGCTACATGAACGAATACGCCATCGCCCGCCTGTGGCGCGACGCGCGCGTGACGCGCATCTTCGGCGGTACGAACGAGATCATGAAGGAAGTGATCAGCCGCTCGATCTGA
- a CDS encoding aldo/keto reductase — MEYVNLGPSGLKVSRLCLGCMSYGDTTRGWHGDWVLDESQSRPFIREAVEAGINFFDTANMYSMGASEEVMGKLLPEFARRDEIVLATKAFLPWRQAPNTGGNSRKSLFQAIDDSLARLEMDYVDLFQIHRWDDATPIEETMEALHDIVKAGKARYIGASSMAAWQFAKAQEVARANGWTRFISMQNHVNLLYREEEREMIPLCHDQGVGLIPWSPLARGKLARAWDETTVRSETDGFGKLLYRQQEDADRAIIDAVGAIAAERGVSRATVGLAWHFAKGITAPIIGATKEGHIAAAVAAMDLGLTDEEVARLEAPYVPKNPVGIASTAPRNWTLSRVHE, encoded by the coding sequence ATGGAATACGTCAATCTCGGCCCCAGCGGCCTCAAGGTCTCGCGCCTGTGCCTCGGCTGCATGAGCTATGGCGACACCACCCGCGGCTGGCACGGCGACTGGGTGCTCGACGAATCACAGTCGCGTCCCTTCATCCGCGAGGCGGTCGAGGCCGGGATCAACTTCTTCGACACCGCCAATATGTATTCGATGGGCGCGTCCGAAGAGGTCATGGGCAAGCTCCTTCCCGAGTTCGCCAGGCGCGACGAGATCGTGCTCGCGACCAAGGCCTTCCTCCCCTGGCGGCAGGCGCCGAACACCGGCGGCAATTCGCGCAAGAGCCTGTTCCAGGCGATCGACGACAGCCTTGCTCGGCTGGAGATGGACTACGTCGACCTGTTCCAGATCCACCGCTGGGACGATGCGACGCCGATCGAGGAAACGATGGAGGCGCTGCACGACATCGTGAAGGCGGGCAAGGCGCGATACATCGGCGCTTCGTCGATGGCCGCCTGGCAGTTCGCGAAGGCACAGGAGGTCGCGCGCGCCAACGGCTGGACCCGCTTCATTTCGATGCAGAACCACGTCAACCTGCTCTATCGCGAGGAAGAGCGCGAGATGATCCCGCTCTGCCATGACCAGGGCGTGGGCCTCATCCCGTGGAGCCCGCTCGCCCGCGGCAAGCTCGCCCGCGCCTGGGATGAGACGACGGTGCGCAGTGAGACCGACGGCTTCGGCAAGCTGCTCTACCGCCAGCAGGAAGATGCCGATCGCGCCATCATCGATGCGGTCGGTGCGATCGCTGCGGAACGCGGGGTATCGCGCGCGACGGTGGGGCTGGCGTGGCATTTCGCCAAGGGCATCACCGCCCCGATCATCGGCGCGACCAAGGAAGGGCACATCGCTGCCGCCGTCGCTGCCATGGACCTCGGCCTGACGGACGAGGAAGTCGCGAGGCTCGAGGCGCCCTACGTGCCGAAGAACCCGGTAGGCATCGCCTCGACAGCCCCGCGCAACTGGACGCTCAGCCGCGTCCACGAATAG
- a CDS encoding NAD(P)H-dependent flavin oxidoreductase has product MAGFPLRRAAPSCSPRSNRSRSARLSSSLSIPVAKRNQGREAAMKTRITELFGIEHPIIQGGMHFVGFAEMAAAVSNAGGLGIITGLTQGTPEKLANEIARCKDMTDKPFGVNLTFLPTVNAPDYPGLVRVIIESGVKAVETAGNNPAQVLPYFKDAGVKVIHKCTSVRHSLKAQSIGCDAVSVDGFECGGHPGEDDIPNMILLPRAADELEIPFVASGGMADARSLVASLAMGADGMNMGTRFIATKEAPVHENVKKAIVAASELDTRLVMRPLRNTERVMTNAAVERLLEKERALGPNLKFEDIIEEVAGVYPRIMMEGDMDAGAWSCGMVAGLIHDIPTCKELIDRIMSEAEEIIRGRLTGLLN; this is encoded by the coding sequence ATGGCAGGCTTTCCCTTACGGCGAGCGGCGCCGAGCTGCTCGCCGCGCTCGAACAGGTCGCGAAGCGCTAGACTCTCTTCAAGCCTCTCGATACCCGTTGCGAAACGCAACCAAGGGAGAGAGGCTGCCATGAAGACCCGCATCACCGAACTGTTCGGCATCGAGCATCCCATCATCCAGGGCGGCATGCATTTCGTCGGCTTTGCGGAAATGGCGGCGGCAGTGTCCAATGCCGGCGGCCTCGGCATCATCACCGGCCTTACGCAGGGCACGCCCGAAAAGCTCGCGAACGAGATCGCGCGTTGCAAGGACATGACCGACAAGCCCTTCGGCGTGAACCTGACCTTCCTGCCGACGGTCAATGCGCCCGACTATCCGGGCCTCGTTCGCGTGATCATCGAAAGCGGGGTCAAGGCGGTCGAGACGGCGGGCAACAACCCGGCGCAGGTGCTGCCCTATTTCAAGGATGCAGGGGTCAAGGTGATCCACAAGTGCACCAGCGTCCGCCACTCGCTGAAGGCGCAGTCGATCGGCTGCGATGCCGTCAGCGTGGACGGATTCGAATGTGGCGGCCATCCGGGCGAGGACGACATCCCGAACATGATCCTGCTGCCCCGCGCAGCGGATGAGCTCGAAATTCCCTTCGTCGCCAGTGGCGGCATGGCCGATGCCCGCAGCCTCGTCGCCAGCCTCGCCATGGGTGCGGACGGTATGAACATGGGCACACGCTTCATCGCCACCAAGGAAGCGCCGGTGCACGAGAACGTGAAGAAGGCGATCGTCGCCGCTTCCGAGCTCGACACCCGCCTCGTCATGCGCCCGCTGCGCAATACCGAGCGCGTCATGACCAATGCCGCGGTCGAACGCCTGCTCGAGAAGGAACGAGCCCTCGGCCCCAACCTCAAGTTCGAGGATATCATCGAGGAGGTCGCGGGCGTCTATCCCCGCATCATGATGGAAGGCGACATGGACGCAGGCGCCTGGTCCTGCGGGATGGTTGCCGGCCTCATCCATGACATTCCCACCTGCAAGGAACTGATCGACCGGATCATGAGCGAAGCCGAGGAAATCATCCGCGGTCGCCTCACCGGTCTCCTGAACTGA